The stretch of DNA AAGTTTTAAAAAGTCATCTTTTCCTAATGTATCAGAACTGCCCGTTTTTGCTGCAGCTGTTGTTGTTGTCGAACTTGCTGTGCCTGGAGTAATAAGGCTTTCGTACCCTTTAGTTGATGTTGTTGCCATAATGTATCCTTTTACTATAATTTATACATATTGAGGAATGACAATTTCTAATGATGCTGTCTCTTCCTCACTTGATTCGGTGGTAAACTCTTCAAAATTTCCACTACTTTTTTGCTGATTTTGTTGTGATTGATTGCTGTTTCTTTGATCGCTAAAGTTCATCTCTAAATTGGTAAAACCCATACTAACTAGCGCATTTTTTACATCATTTTGATTTTGAGTAAAAAGTGACATGGTGTTGGTATTGGAAGAGATGTTTACATGTAAATTATTGCCTCGTGTTAGTAAGGTAACATCTACATCTCCCAAGTTTTTAGGACTTAAAGAAAGCTCAACTTTCATAATAGGCGGTTTATAGGCTTCTATTTTCTCTTTAAGGTCGGTTGCAAATTGATTTAAACTCTCTTTTACCGGAGTATTTTTAACCGTAGTCTCTTGTTTTGACGTTGTTTTAATATCAGTTTTAACCTCTAAGGTTGATTGTGTCTCTTCAGAAGAAGTTTTCGTTGTCTCTTTATCATCATGAGCTGCTGTTTTTTGGAGTTGTGCCATCTCTTCTTGTGAAGATTCATCGAGTGTTTTTTCTGTTTTTGTTGTTTTTGGCGTTAAATCAACAACGTTTTCTTCAGATTTTAAAAGAGGCTCTTTTTTGACTTCATTAACACGTGTTGTAGCCACTTGAATAGGCTCTTCTTGTGTAACAGGCTCCTGCACAGTAGGTTCAATAGGTTGTGATGATGTTTTCTTTGTTTCTTTTGGGGTGACGACTTTTTGGATCGCTGTTTCAAGCGGTGCAGATACGACTTGTTTGGTCTCTTCTTGTGGCGCTTGAAGCGCTTGAGCTAGAGTATTTTGTTGCTTTTCATTTACCATTGATGGTGCTTCATCAACTACCACATCGACTTTATTGTTGAGTTCAACGGGTTGTGTTTTTGTAGGTTCAGGTTTAACATCTTTAGAGATGAGTTCACTCAAAATAGATGTGACAGGTGTCGTTTCTGTCTGCACGGGTTGTTTATCTAAAAGGTTCATCACATTGGTGGTAGGTGTTGTTGCTACTGTTGTTGGTAGCGTTACATCACTTTTTTGTGAGGTTTTTGCACTATCTAAGGCACTTTGGAGATCATCAAAGAAGTTGCTTTGTGCAAGTTTTGGGAACTTTGTTTGAAGACTGTCTAGATTCTCCTGCGAGATTGAAAGTTTTTCCAAACCAAGATTGTATTTTTTCGATAAATCCATCAAGTCGCTTACACTTTTAACATTAGCAAAATCTTGACGAGCAGTTTCACTGCCAAGAATTTTTTCTAAAGTCGAAGAGGGTTTGAGTGTTGGGAAAACCGTTATTTGTGAATTTTGTTGAAGCGCATTAACAACGCTTAAAAGATCATCTAAAAGGTGTTCATCCACGCTTTTCGCCTTTTGATCTTTTGCGTTAAGGTTGAGATTTTCACTGACAGAGGTTGTTGGCAGCTCTTGTGCAAGATCATTTAAAGATGTTTGTTTGCTCTCTTGTGTAAATTGACCAAGAATAATAGAAAAAAAACTCTCACTAAAAGAGCCATCATTACCTGCAGGTGTAACTGATTTTGTCGTAGAAGGCGCAAGAGCTATAGGGCTTGGTGCTTGAGCAAAAGAGAGAATATCTTGCATTGCCATTACCTTAATTTGAATTTTTTAGAGATGATTCCACTCCTTTGACAAGCAATACTCATTCCAAATTTTGAGTTTTTTTAGACGAAGTATGTATAGACGTTGTACTAAAGAAAATTGCGTGTTAAAAGTGCTGCTTAAAACTTTCAGAAAAAGCGTTAAAAATAGCTTTACATGTAAGGATATTTTTAATTTAGTAAGAAAGTGGTATAATGAAGCATATTTACTTCATCAAACTACACCAATCACGTACGTTTTATATGAGATGTAAAAGTTATTTTCGAGGAGAATTTTTTGCAAGAGTTTAGAAATATTGCTGTGATCGCACACGTTGACCACGGAAAAACGACCTTAGTCGATGAGCTGTTGAAACAATCAGGAACTTACACAGCACACCAAAAAGTAGAAGAAAGAGCCATGGACAGTAACGATCTTGAAAAAGAGCGTGGTATTACCATTCTTTCTAAAAATACAGCCATTCGCTACAAAGATATTAAAATCAACATTATCGACACTCCAGGCCACGCCGACTTTGGTGGTGAGGTTGAGCGTGTTTTGAAAATGGTTGACGGCGTTTTACTTCTTGTCGATGCACAAGAAGGCGTTATGCCACAAACCAAGTTTGTTGTTAAAAAAGCTCTTAGCCTTGGTCTTTGCCCAATCGTTGTTGTTAACAAGATTGATAAGCCTGCTGCTGATCCTGATCGTGTTGTCGATGAGGTATTTGACCTTTTAGTAGCCCTTGGTGCAAACGAAGATCAACTTGAATTCCCTATCGTTTATGCCGCAGCAAAAGAGGGTTATGCTAAACACAATATGAGCGATGAGAATAAAAATCTTGAACCTCTTTTTGAGACCATCATCAAGCATGTTCCAACGCCTTCAGGCAATGCAACGAATCCACTTCAACTTCAAGTTTTTACACTTGATTATGATAATTACGTTGGAAAAATCGGTATTGCACGTATTTTTAACGGAACGATTAAGAAAAATGAGACTGTTTTACTTGCAAAAGCCGATGGTGAGCAAGTTCGTGGACGTGTTTCAAAACTCATTGGTTTTCACGGTTTGGAAAGAATTGACATTAATGAAGCAGAAAGTGGTGACATCGTAGCGGTTGCTGGTTTTGAGACACTTGATGTGGGCGATAGTTTGGTTGATCCAAGTAATCCTATGCCACTCGATCCATTGCACATTGAAGAGCCAACACTCTCCGTTGTTTTTGCGGTCAATGATTCTCCATTTGCAGGACTTGATGGTAAATATGTTACCTCAAACAAAATCGCTGAACGTTTAGAATCTGAGATGAAAACGAATATCGCGATGAAATACGAGAGTGCGGGCGAGGGTAAATTTAAAGTTTCAGGTCGTGGTGAGCTTCAAATTACTATTTTGGCTGAGAACATGAGACGTGAAGGTTTTGAGTTTACATTAGGTCGTCCTGAAGTTATCGTTAGAGAAGAAAATGGTGTTAAAATGGAGCCATTTGAGCACCTTGTTATCGATGTACCTGACGAATTTACGGGTGCTGTTATCGAAAAACTAGGTCGTAAAAAAGCAGAAATGAAAGCGATGAACCCAACAGGAGATGGTCAAACGAGAATTGAGTTTGAAATTCCTGCGCGTGGTCTTATTGGTTTCCGTGGACAGTTCTTGACCGATACAAAAGGTGAGGGTGTTATGAACCACTCATTCTTAGATTTTAGACCACTCAGTGGCGAAGTTGAACACCGTAAAAATGGTGCACTTGTTTCAATGGAAACAGGAACGGCGATGGGTTATTCACTTTTCAGCTTGCAAGAGCGTGGCGTTCTTTTTGTGGATGCACAAGTCAAAGTTTACTCTGGTATGATCATTGGTGAGCATTCACGTCCAAATGATTTGGATGTCAATCCGATCAAAGGTAAGCCACAAAGTAACGTTAGAAGTAGTGGCGCAGATGAAGCGATTAAACTCGTTCCACCACGTAAAATGAACTTAGAATTAGCGCTTGAGTGGATTGAAAATGATGAATTGGTTGAAGTAACGCCAATCAACATTCGTATTCGTAAAAAATACCTCGATCCAACACAACGTAAACGTATGAGCCGCTAAAAAGCTTTTACATGTAAAGATTTTGCCACTATCTTGGTGGCAAAATCGTATAATGTCTAAACAATACAGGAGGTTTATCATGGAAACGTTTTTGGTTGTTGCAGGTGTTATTCTTCTCATTATCGTGTTTATGTACAACACGCTTATCTCTAAAAAAAATCAAGTTGAAAATATTTTTGCCGGGCTTGATGCTGTTCTCAAAAAACGTTACGATCTTCTTCCTAATCTTGTGGCAAGTGTCAAAGAGTATATGGTGCATGAGCGCGCAACGCTTGAGAAAATCACCGAACTTCGCTCCAAAGCACTCAATGGCTCACTTGATAGTCGTGAGACCATAGCACTTGATAAACAACTCTCTTCAATGCTTAGTAATTTAATGGTAGCGGTTGAAAACTATCCTACGCTTAAAGCGAATGAAAATTTTCTGCATTTGCAAGGAACGCTTAACGAACTTGAAGAGCAAATCTCCGCAGCGCGTAGGGCTTACAATCAAAGCGTAACCGATTATAACAATGCTATAGAGATGTTCCCAACAAATTTTATGGCAAGTGCGATGAAGTTAGTGCGCAAAGAGGTCTTTAGTATTCCCTCAAATG from Sulfurospirillum oryzae encodes:
- a CDS encoding flagellar hook-length control protein FliK; translated protein: MQDILSFAQAPSPIALAPSTTKSVTPAGNDGSFSESFFSIILGQFTQESKQTSLNDLAQELPTTSVSENLNLNAKDQKAKSVDEHLLDDLLSVVNALQQNSQITVFPTLKPSSTLEKILGSETARQDFANVKSVSDLMDLSKKYNLGLEKLSISQENLDSLQTKFPKLAQSNFFDDLQSALDSAKTSQKSDVTLPTTVATTPTTNVMNLLDKQPVQTETTPVTSILSELISKDVKPEPTKTQPVELNNKVDVVVDEAPSMVNEKQQNTLAQALQAPQEETKQVVSAPLETAIQKVVTPKETKKTSSQPIEPTVQEPVTQEEPIQVATTRVNEVKKEPLLKSEENVVDLTPKTTKTEKTLDESSQEEMAQLQKTAAHDDKETTKTSSEETQSTLEVKTDIKTTSKQETTVKNTPVKESLNQFATDLKEKIEAYKPPIMKVELSLSPKNLGDVDVTLLTRGNNLHVNISSNTNTMSLFTQNQNDVKNALVSMGFTNLEMNFSDQRNSNQSQQNQQKSSGNFEEFTTESSEEETASLEIVIPQYV
- the typA gene encoding translational GTPase TypA, encoding MQEFRNIAVIAHVDHGKTTLVDELLKQSGTYTAHQKVEERAMDSNDLEKERGITILSKNTAIRYKDIKINIIDTPGHADFGGEVERVLKMVDGVLLLVDAQEGVMPQTKFVVKKALSLGLCPIVVVNKIDKPAADPDRVVDEVFDLLVALGANEDQLEFPIVYAAAKEGYAKHNMSDENKNLEPLFETIIKHVPTPSGNATNPLQLQVFTLDYDNYVGKIGIARIFNGTIKKNETVLLAKADGEQVRGRVSKLIGFHGLERIDINEAESGDIVAVAGFETLDVGDSLVDPSNPMPLDPLHIEEPTLSVVFAVNDSPFAGLDGKYVTSNKIAERLESEMKTNIAMKYESAGEGKFKVSGRGELQITILAENMRREGFEFTLGRPEVIVREENGVKMEPFEHLVIDVPDEFTGAVIEKLGRKKAEMKAMNPTGDGQTRIEFEIPARGLIGFRGQFLTDTKGEGVMNHSFLDFRPLSGEVEHRKNGALVSMETGTAMGYSLFSLQERGVLFVDAQVKVYSGMIIGEHSRPNDLDVNPIKGKPQSNVRSSGADEAIKLVPPRKMNLELALEWIENDELVEVTPINIRIRKKYLDPTQRKRMSR
- a CDS encoding LemA family protein, translated to METFLVVAGVILLIIVFMYNTLISKKNQVENIFAGLDAVLKKRYDLLPNLVASVKEYMVHERATLEKITELRSKALNGSLDSRETIALDKQLSSMLSNLMVAVENYPTLKANENFLHLQGTLNELEEQISAARRAYNQSVTDYNNAIEMFPTNFMASAMKLVRKEVFSIPSNERANVDVKNLFQK